A genomic window from Populus alba chromosome 19, ASM523922v2, whole genome shotgun sequence includes:
- the LOC118027775 gene encoding double-stranded RNA-binding protein 4 isoform X2, with protein MPLKRSREQGTPTMYKSKLQTVCQQRGWELPTYKVTKQGQDHNSLFSATVTVNATTFSTPSPSSSSKKAQSDAAELAYNHFSLMSPSSSSLAGCPGGSAGDNTRPSPGGKSVQDANPTPLSNEAGAVAKTDESFGGMLHFFKNQLQTYAQKRNFSRPVYSCERAGPPHAIRFKCKVTVNGQTYGSREYFPTLNKAENAAAKAALMSLLPNGVEEDESGYKNLLQDMAQREGCGLPTYCTEKSGESHAPTFISTVEINGVSFTGKEARTKKQAEMSAAKIAYTARRR; from the exons ATGCCACTGAAAAGAAGCAGGGAGCAAGGGACGCCTACAATGTACAAATCAAAGCTTCAAACAGTGTGCCAGCAGAGAGGATGGGAGTTGCCTACCTATAAAGTCACTAAACAAGGACAAGATCACAACTCTCTCTTTTCAGCCACTGTCACTGTCAACGCCACCACCTTTTCCACTCCGTCTCCCTCTTCTTCCTCTAAGAAAGCTCAAAGCGACGCCGCTGAACTCGCCTATAACCACTTCTCCCTCATGTCcccatcctcctcctccctTGCTG GCTGTCCGGGTGGAAGCGCTGGGGACAATACTCGTCCGTCTCCCGGAGGGAAATCGGTACAAGATGCAAATCCAACTCCGCTGTCAAATGAAGCCGGGGCAGTTGCCAAGACTGATGAGAGTTTTGGAG GTATGCTgcacttttttaaaaaccagCTGCAAACCTACGCTCAAAAGAGAAATTTCAGTCGACCTGTGTATTCTTGTGAGCGTGCGGGTCCTCCTCATGCTATTCGCTTTAAGTGCAAGGTCACAGTAAATGGACAAACCTATGGGAGTCGGGAATATTTTCCCACATTGAACAAAGCTGAAAATGCAGCTGCAAAAGCTGCATTGATGTCATTGTTGCCAAATGGAGTTGAAGAG gatGAGTCTGGTTATAAGAATCTTTTACAAGATATGGCTCAGAGAGAAGGTTGTGGTTTGCCAACTTATTGTACAGAGAAATCTGGTGAATCTCATGCGCCTACTTTCATTTCAACAGTGGAGATAAATGGAGTGAGTTTTACTGGAAAAGAAGCAAGAACAAAGAAGCAAGCAGAGATGAGTGCTGCTAAGATTGCATACACAGCTCGAAGACGTTGA
- the LOC118027775 gene encoding double-stranded RNA-binding protein 4 isoform X1, which translates to MPLKRSREQGTPTMYKSKLQTVCQQRGWELPTYKVTKQGQDHNSLFSATVTVNATTFSTPSPSSSSKKAQSDAAELAYNHFSLMSPSSSSLAVSAGCPGGSAGDNTRPSPGGKSVQDANPTPLSNEAGAVAKTDESFGGMLHFFKNQLQTYAQKRNFSRPVYSCERAGPPHAIRFKCKVTVNGQTYGSREYFPTLNKAENAAAKAALMSLLPNGVEEDESGYKNLLQDMAQREGCGLPTYCTEKSGESHAPTFISTVEINGVSFTGKEARTKKQAEMSAAKIAYTARRR; encoded by the exons ATGCCACTGAAAAGAAGCAGGGAGCAAGGGACGCCTACAATGTACAAATCAAAGCTTCAAACAGTGTGCCAGCAGAGAGGATGGGAGTTGCCTACCTATAAAGTCACTAAACAAGGACAAGATCACAACTCTCTCTTTTCAGCCACTGTCACTGTCAACGCCACCACCTTTTCCACTCCGTCTCCCTCTTCTTCCTCTAAGAAAGCTCAAAGCGACGCCGCTGAACTCGCCTATAACCACTTCTCCCTCATGTCcccatcctcctcctccctTGCTG TTTCTGCAGGCTGTCCGGGTGGAAGCGCTGGGGACAATACTCGTCCGTCTCCCGGAGGGAAATCGGTACAAGATGCAAATCCAACTCCGCTGTCAAATGAAGCCGGGGCAGTTGCCAAGACTGATGAGAGTTTTGGAG GTATGCTgcacttttttaaaaaccagCTGCAAACCTACGCTCAAAAGAGAAATTTCAGTCGACCTGTGTATTCTTGTGAGCGTGCGGGTCCTCCTCATGCTATTCGCTTTAAGTGCAAGGTCACAGTAAATGGACAAACCTATGGGAGTCGGGAATATTTTCCCACATTGAACAAAGCTGAAAATGCAGCTGCAAAAGCTGCATTGATGTCATTGTTGCCAAATGGAGTTGAAGAG gatGAGTCTGGTTATAAGAATCTTTTACAAGATATGGCTCAGAGAGAAGGTTGTGGTTTGCCAACTTATTGTACAGAGAAATCTGGTGAATCTCATGCGCCTACTTTCATTTCAACAGTGGAGATAAATGGAGTGAGTTTTACTGGAAAAGAAGCAAGAACAAAGAAGCAAGCAGAGATGAGTGCTGCTAAGATTGCATACACAGCTCGAAGACGTTGA